The following coding sequences lie in one Montipora foliosa isolate CH-2021 chromosome 11, ASM3666993v2, whole genome shotgun sequence genomic window:
- the LOC137975024 gene encoding malonyl-[acyl-carrier protein] O-methyltransferase 1-like produces METAAQGYQKESNSVQKRDGELFITGDVGPQAGDAVLDLGCGSGELSALLAKLVGPEGKVVGVDPDRERILLAQTSYSEISNLSFLEGSDSNFPGNGVETYDIIFCHLVLHWISDKQRVFFNMYKALKKGGKIALQYGDHCPQFLSHAYKILNPENEKRLSQMFVFESRSEVEKYCTSAGFVILKSCDCELQFAFENIEALSKWTWSTTHGVFDISLVTEARSQEFLALHSDKDGKPNLDFRGVKEHSTHSRLIAVKPATGLK; encoded by the coding sequence ATGGAAACCGCTGCACAGGGATACCAGAAGGAATCGAATTCTGTACAAAAAAGAGACGGTGAATTGTTCATTACGGGAGATGTAGGCCCTCAAGCTGGAGATGCGGTCTTGGATCTTGGCTGCGGTTCTGGAGAACTGTCTGCACTCCTTGCTAAGCTAGTGGGACCCGAGGGAAAGGTTGTCGGCGTTGATCCTGATAGGGAACGGATTTTACTGGCGCAGACGTCTTACAGTGAAATCTCGAACCTATCCTTTCTCGAAGGAAGTGATTCGAACTTCCCCGGAAATGGAGTCGAGACATATGACATCATCTTCTGCCATTTGGTCCTGCACTGGATATCAGATAAACAACGAGTCTTCTTTAATATGTACAAAGCTCTGAAAAAGGGAGGAAAAATCGCTCTGCAGTATGGAGACCACTGCCCACAGTTTTTGTCGCACGCCTACAAGATTCTTAACCCCGAGAATGAAAAGCGTCTGTCTCAGATGTTTGTATTCGAATCAAGGTCCGAGGTCGAGAAGTATTGCACATCTGCAGGATTTGTTATTCTCAAGAGCTGCGACTGCGAGCTTCAATTTGCTTTTGAAAACATAGAAGCTCTTTCGAAGTGGACTTGGTCGACAACACACGGCGTCTTCGATATTTCACTTGTCACCGAGGCTCGTTCGCAAGAGTTTCTCGCCTTGCACTCTGACAAAGACGGAAAGCCGAATCTCGACTTTCGAGGAGTTAAAGAGCACTCGACTCACAGTCGACTCATTGCTGTTAAGCCAGCCACGGGCCTCAAATAA